In one Lolium rigidum isolate FL_2022 chromosome 3, APGP_CSIRO_Lrig_0.1, whole genome shotgun sequence genomic region, the following are encoded:
- the LOC124700651 gene encoding serpin-Z2B-like, with protein MATTLATDVRLSIAHQTRFALRLASAISSNPEFAATNAVYSPLSLHVGLSLVAAGAGGATREQLIATLGSGKEGEEAEGLHALAEQVVQLVLADASSAGGPRVAFADGIFVDASLALKASFQELAVRTYKADVLSADFQTKPVEAAGQVNSWVEKATKGLIKDILPEGSVDNTTRLVLGNALYFKGDWHEKFDASKTKDDMFHLLDGSSVQTPYISTTNKQYILSTDNLKILKLPYHQGGDKRQFSMYILLPKARDGFGSLAKRLSTEPSLIESLLPTKKVEVGQFKLPKFKISFGFDASDLIKGLGLQLPFSPGADLSEMVDPPVAHNLYISSIHHKSFVEVNEEGTEAAAATSTQVSFRSLPPKIDFIADHPFIFLIREDINGVVLFVGHVVNPVLSS; from the exons ATGGCAACCACCCTTGCCACCGACGTCCGCCTCTCCATCGCGCATCAGACTCGCTTCGCCCTCCGCCTCGCCTCCGCCATCTCCTCCAACCCCGAGTTCGCTGCCACCAACGCCGTATACTCCCCGCTCTCTCTCCATGTCGGGCTCagcctcgtcgccgccggcgccggtggtgccACGCGTGAGCAGCTTATCGCCACTCTCGGGTCCGGGAAGGAAGGCGAGGAGGCCGAGGGCCTTCATGCACTTGCCGAGCAGGTGGTGCAGCTCGTGCTCGCCGACGCGTCCAGCGCCGGCGGCCCGCGCGTCGCCTTTGCCGATGGCATCTTCGTCGACGCGTCGCTCGCGCTCAAGGCTTCCTTCCAGGAGCTCGCTGTCCGCACGTACAAGGCCGACGTCCTGTCCGCGGACTTCCAAACCAAG CCTGTTGAAGCTGCTGGTCAGGTAAACTCATGGGTAGAGAAAGCCACAAAAGGTCTCATCAAAGATATCCTGCCTGAAGGGTCTGTTGACAATACTACTAGATTGGTTCTTGGTAATGCCCTTTATTTTAAAggagattggcatgagaagtttgacgcaTCTAAGACAAAGGATGATATGTTCCACCTTCTTGATGGGAGCTCAGTTCAAACACCATACATTTCCACCACAAACAAGCAATACATTTTGTCTACTGACAACTTGAAGATACTTAAGCTTCCTTACCACCAAGGAGGGGACAAGAGGCAGTTCTCCATGTACATTCTTCTTCCAAAAGCACGTGACGGTTTTGGGAGCTTGGCCAAAAGGTTAAGCACCGAACCGTCGTTAATTGAAAGCCTTCTTCCAACAAAGAAGGTCGAAGTCGGACAGTTCAAGCTCCCCAAGTTCAAGATATCATTTGGATTTGATGCGTCGGATTTGATCAAAGGTCTTGGCCTCCAGCTACCATTCAGCCCAGGAGCAGATCTTTCGGAGATGGTGGACCCACCAGTGGCACATAACCTTTACATCTCATCTATTCACCACAAGTCGTTTGTCGAAGTAAACGAAGAAGGAACCGAGGCTGCTGCGGCAACTTCTACCCAAGTCTCCTTTCGGTCACTGCCCCCGAAGATAGATTTCATCGCAGATCACCCTTTCATATTCCTTATCCGTGAAGACATTAATGGTGTGGTTCTCTTTGTTGGTCATGTGGTCAATCCCGTCTTATCTTCGTAA